The DNA region CGATCTTCTTCGTCATGCCGGCCGAGTAGTCGGCGACGAGACGGTTGATCGCCTCCTCCAGCCCGAAAGCCGAGACGAGATCGGCCGAGCGGGTGCGAACGGTCTGGGCGTCGAGCCCGCGCAGCACGCCGGAGTAGTAGAGCAACTGGGCGCCGGTGAGCCTGTCGAACAGCCGGAGCCTGTCGGGAAGCACTCCCGTCATGTGCTTGGCCTTGACCGGCTCCTTCCAGACGTCGACGTCGTGGACGACGACGGTTCCGGCATCCGGTCGCAGCAGGCCGGTGACCATCGACAGGGTCGTGGTCTTGCCTGCTCCGTTCGGGCCGACGATTCCGTAGAACGAGCCGGTGCGCACCTCGAGGTCGATGCCCGAGACGGCCTGGGTCGCACCGTAGCTCTTGGCGAGGCCCGAGATGCTGAGCACGACCGGGGCGGATGCCGCGGGCGCCTTCGTCGCGGCTGGCAGCTTGCGGGTCGCCCGCTTCTTGCGTGCCGCGGCCTTCGCTGCGGCGGCTGCGGCCTTCGCCTCGTCCTCGTCGATCTGCTCGATCGTGAGCTCCTCGATGAGCTCGAGCTCCGCGATCGCCGCCGCGGTGTCCTCGATGCTGAGCTCTGCCGGTGGGGCGTCGACGATGCCGATGGCGACGAGTTCGTCTTCGGCCGAGATGTCGGGCTCCGTGGGGAACTCGGCCTCCGAGGCCTCGATGACGGCCGTCTCGTCGGAGGTCTCCGGCGATGACGCCGCAGAATCCGATGACCTGGACGCGGACGTGGCCTCGGCCGGTTCGACCACCGTGTCGGTCTGGGCGTCGGTCGTGGCGTCCTTGTCGGTCGCCGACGGATGCCGCGGCTCGGCCGTGGCCGTGTCGCGCGCGACCTGGGCTGCAGCCACCGTCGGCGCCGCCTTCGCCGGCGGAGCCTTGGGCGCGCGCACGGGGCGCTTCCGGGGCGCCGTCGTGGCCTTCGCCGGCGGCGTCGAAGCGTTCACTGTGGCGTCGTTCGCAGCCGTGTCGTTCGCGGTCGTGTTGTTCGCAGTCGCCGTCTCCGCGGTGCCGGCTTCGGTCTCAGCGGTCGCGCTGGAAGCGGCGTCCGTTGCTGCGGCGGCCTTGGCGGCGGCGGCGGCCCGCGCCGGAGTGCTCGTGGAACGTGCGGGTGCCTTCTTGGCAGCAGTGGTCTTGGAGGCAGCTGTCTTCGAAGCGGCGGTCTTCGAAGCAGCGGCCTTCGAAGCGGCCGCCTTCGAGGCTGGAGTCTTCGAGGCTGCTGCTGTTCCGCCGGTCGCCGAGGTCGTTCCGGACGCACCGGTCTTCGGCGCGGCAGGCTTCCGCGGAGTGGCGGCCTTCCGAGCAGCGGGCCTGGAGGCGAGACGGGCAGTCGATTCCGAGGCAACGGCATCCGATGCCGCGACAGATCCCTCGTCGTCGGTCGTCTGCGGGGCCCCAGCAGTCTTCTCAGCGCCGGAATCAGACGCGCCGGACGTCTTCCCGGACGACGCGGGCTTGCGCGCGGCCGGGCGGCGGGCAGCGGGCTTGCGTGCGGCCTGCGATGTCCCCCGAGAGCGTGCGGCGTCGCCGGAATCATCCGTCGCGGAAGCACCCTCGATCACGGCCTCATCGGCCTTCGCCCCCTGGTCGTGCGGGTCTGGGAATCGCTGCGCAGAACTCACGGAGCAAACCTACCAACTCCCCTGCGACAGCCGAACGGCAGATGACGCCCGTCCCTGTGAATACGCTCAGCGACAGGTCACAATCGAGGCACGCCGTCCCCCGTGTCTGGCCCCCGACCGACCCGGCACGATAAGGTGAACCCGGGCATAAAGGCGTGTCTTCACATACACGTGTGGGTGAACCGTGAGTGAACGTCCGATGGAGGATGTTCACGAAACGTACGGTCGACCCGAATTCCATCGAGGAGATCACTATGACCACCCAGGTCGTCATTCTTGCCGCAGGCATGGGCAGCCGCCTCGGCCGCTCCCTGCCGAAGCCGCTGACCGAGCTCAGCGACGGACGCACCATCATGCAGCAGCAGTTCGACAACATCGAGCACGCCTTCGGCCGCAACGCCAAGGTCACGATCGTCGTCGGCTACAAGCTCGAGCACATCATCGAGGCCTTCCCCGACGCGTCGTTCGTCTACAACGAGCAGTACGACCAGACCAACACGTCGAAGAGCCTGCTGCGCGCCCTCCAGGCATCGCAGCCCGGTGGAGTGCTCTGGATGAACGGCGACGTCGTCTTCGACCCGACCGTGCTCGACCGCGCAGCGATGATGATCGCCCGCGACCAGTCCTTCGTCACCGTGAACCACTCCAAGGTCTCCGACGAGGAGGTCAAGTACACGATGAGCGCTGAGGGCTACATCAAGGAACTCTCCAAGACGGTCAAGGGCGGGCTCGGCGAGGCTGTGGGAATCAACTACATCTCCAGCGCCGACAAGGCCACCTTCATCCGCCACCTCACCAAGGTGAACGACCAGGACTACTTCGAGCGCGGCCTCGAGCTCGCGATCGAGAAGGAGCGCATTCTGGTCGAGCCCGTCGACATCACCGACCTCTACGCTGTCGAGATCGACTTCGCCGAAGACCTGGAGCGCGCAAACCACTTCGTGTGATCGCCACGACAGGCCAGATCGGCTGAACGTCACGAAAGCAGGCCCAACGGGCCTGCTTTCGTCGTTCCGGCCTGCTTCCGGCCCCGGATGCAGCTGAGCACCGCGGCGCCGGGCGGTGCGAACGGGAGCACCATGCGCGGGCGCATACGATGGAGCGCGTGAGTTCCTACGCCGAGTCGCGCCCCCAGTGGACCCCGTTCTCGCGCTACCGCCACTCCCTCTGGCTGCTCACCCGCCGCGATCTGCGGGTGCGGTACTCCACGTCGGCCCTCGGCTACGTCTGGTCGATCCTCGATCCCCTGCTGATGTCGGCGATCTACTGGTTCGTCTTCACCGTCATCTTCGAGCGCAGCGTCGGTGCCGAGCCCTACATCGTCTTCCTTCTCACGGCGCTGCTCCCGTGGATGTGGTTCAACGGCACCATCTCAGATTCGACGCGTGCCTTCCTCCGCGAGGCGAAGCTCGTTCGCTCCACCACGATCCCCCGCACCATCTGGGTGAACCGCATCGTGCTCTCCAAGGGCATCGAGTTCGTGGCCTCGCTTCCGGTGCTGGCACTGTTCGCGATCTTCTCGGGCGCTCAGGTCAACATCGACCTGATCTACTTCCCGCTCGCGATCCTTTTGCAGGCGGTGCTGACCGTGGGCATCGGGTTGATCGTGGCGCCCCTCGTGGTGTTCTTCCGAGACATCGAACGCGCGGTCAAGCTCATCCTGCGCCTGCTCTTCTACGCATCGCCGATCATCTACGGCACCACCGACCTGCCAGCCGACCTCCAGGTGTGGGCGGCCTTCAATCCGCTCTCCGGCATCTTCGGCCTCTACCGGGCCGGCTTCTTTCCGGATCAGCTCAACTGGTTCGACGTCGGCGTCTCCGCCCTCGTCTCCAGCGCGTTCCTCGTCGTCGGTCTCCTACTGTTCCGCCGTCTCGAGCGCTCCGTCCTGAAGGAGATCTGATGAGCGACTCCGCCATCGACACCGGCTCCGGCGCCGCCCAGATCGACATCAGAGTGACGGATGCCGGCATCAGGTTCCGACGCAACAAGCGCGGCCGTCGCAACTTCAAAGACCTCTTCGCCGGGCGTGCCCGCCGCAGCAGGCCGGGCGAGTTCTGGGCGCTGCGCAACCTGTCGATCGACGTGCACAAGGGCGAGGCCATCGGGGTTGTGGGGCGCAACGGCCAGGGCAAGTCCACGTTGTTGAAGCTCGTGGCAGGGGTCATGCTTCCCGATGAGGGAAGCGTGACCGTCCACGGTGGTGTCGCGCCGCTCATCGAGATCACCGGCGGCTTCGTCGACGACCTCACCGTGCGCGACAACATCCACCTCACCGCCGGTCTGCACGGCATGACGCGCAGCATGATCGAGGAGCGCTTCGACGACATCATCGAATTCGCCGACATCGGCGACTTCCTCGACACCCCCTACAAGCACCTCTCGAGCGGCATGAAGGTGCGCATCGCCTTCTCGGTCATCTCCCGCCTCGAGGAGCCGATCATCCTCGTCGACGAGGTTCTGGCCGTCGGCGACAAGGCGTTCCGCGAGAAGTGCTACGCCCGGATCGAGGAACTCCTCGCCGGCGGACGCACCCTGTTCTTCGTGTCGCACAACGAGCGCGACCTGCGTCGGTTCTGCACCCGTGGCCTCTACCTCGACAAGGGCAAGCTCGTGCTCGACGGACCCATCGGCGACGTGCTCGACGCCTACAACGCGGACTACGGAACCCCCAAGCCCCCGAAGGCCTGAACCCGCCCGCCGAGATCCCGCGGCCGGCTCAGACCAACGGATCGAGGCCGGCTTCGGCGCGCAGCTCCTGAGCCTCGTCGTCGAGACCGTCGAGCGGCTTGCCCGCGTCGCGTCGCGCCCGGAACCGGCCGCTCAGGAAGGTGAGGTACTGCTCGGTCGGCGCGAGGCTCGCCGTGGATGCCCGCCGAGCTCCGATGGTGTTCCAGCGTTCGGCTCGAGCGAGGTCGCCGTTCAGCTCGAAGGTCTCCGCGATCATCAGCACGATGTGAAGGCCGGCATCCGGAGCCGCTCTCACCTCGTCGGCGAGGGCGACCGCACGATCGGCGTCGCCGCTCGCGAAGGCGAGGGAGATCAGCGTGGGACGCGCTCCGAACGGCTCGGCGGACGGGTGTGCCGCTGCAGTCTCGGCCAGTCGGCGGGCGTCGTCGAGGTCACCGGCCATCTCGAGGTGCTCGGCCCCGACGAGCAACAGGTGCGCCCGCGTGATGCCGTCGTCGACGTCGAAGGCGGCTTCATCCGTCGCCCAGGCCGTCACGGTCTCGGCGACCGCGCGATGCTGGTCAGGCGTCGCGACGGCACGGGGCGCGCGGCGCTCGAGGCCCTCGATGGATTCCCAGGTGATGAGCGTCATGTCTCGAATCTAGTGACACATCATGTGGCCGTGCGCAAGGAGGGGAATCCCCCAGCCTGCGGCAATAGGCTCGTCCCCTATGGCACGCACACCGAAGCCCATCGTCTCCTCCACCGGCGGCACACCCGTCGGCGGCGAGCTTCCGCCGCGGCTGCTCCGCACGATCGACTTCGGCCTCGGCGTGCAGCGACCGGTGGTGCTCGCCCACATCCGCAGCATCCGTCGACGGAATCCGGATGCCACCCCGGCTCAACTCGTGCGCATCCTCGAGCGTCGCTACATGGCCGCGACCACGACCGGCGGCGCGGCCGTCGGTGCCACAGCCGTCATCCCGGGTATCGGCACCGGCATGACGATCGTCCTCTCGGGCGTCGAGACCGCCGGCTTCCTCGAGGCCACCGCCCTCTACGCGCAGTCCGTGGCGGAGGTGCACGGCATCGCCGTGTCCGATCCCGACCGGGCGCGTGCACTCATCATGACGATGATGCTCGGCTCGGAGGGCTCGAACCTCGTGCGACAGCTCGCCGGACAGGTGAACGGCACCGGAGCAGGGCGCAACGCTTACTGGGGCGAACTCGTCACGGCGAATCTCCCGCGTGCGCTCGTGGGGCCGTTGGCCGACAGACTCAAGTCGATGTTCCTCCGCCGGTTCGCCGTGGGTGCGGGGGCCAGCGTATTCACCAAGGCGATCCCCTTCGGCGTCGGTGCCGTGATCGGCGGTGTCGGCAACCGCATCGTTTCCGGGCGCGTCGTGCAGTCGTCGCGGCTGGCCTTCGGCATGGCCCCCGAGAGCCTCCCGCGCGAGCTGGAACCTCACGACATCGTGGTCACGGACTCGCGCGGCAACATCGCAACGCGCGCCATCGGCGGAGTGCACGGCGGTGTCTCGCGCGCGAGCAACGCGATCAATGGGCGGATGCGGGCCATCCGGCCCCGCCGCAAGAGCGCGACGGCGACGGATGCGGCACTCGAACCCGACCCGCTCGACGACCTGTTCGGCGAACCGGACTCAGACCCGCGCTGAGTCGGCGGAGCGCCAGCCGG from Leifsonia sp. Root1293 includes:
- a CDS encoding ABC transporter ATP-binding protein, whose product is MSSAQRFPDPHDQGAKADEAVIEGASATDDSGDAARSRGTSQAARKPAARRPAARKPASSGKTSGASDSGAEKTAGAPQTTDDEGSVAASDAVASESTARLASRPAARKAATPRKPAAPKTGASGTTSATGGTAAASKTPASKAAASKAAASKTAASKTAASKTTAAKKAPARSTSTPARAAAAAKAAAATDAASSATAETEAGTAETATANNTTANDTAANDATVNASTPPAKATTAPRKRPVRAPKAPPAKAAPTVAAAQVARDTATAEPRHPSATDKDATTDAQTDTVVEPAEATSASRSSDSAASSPETSDETAVIEASEAEFPTEPDISAEDELVAIGIVDAPPAELSIEDTAAAIAELELIEELTIEQIDEDEAKAAAAAAKAAARKKRATRKLPAATKAPAASAPVVLSISGLAKSYGATQAVSGIDLEVRTGSFYGIVGPNGAGKTTTLSMVTGLLRPDAGTVVVHDVDVWKEPVKAKHMTGVLPDRLRLFDRLTGAQLLYYSGVLRGLDAQTVRTRSADLVSAFGLEEAINRLVADYSAGMTKKIALACAMIHSPRLLVLDEPFEAVDPVSAANLIEILQRYVAAGGTVVLSSHGMDLIERVCDSVAIIVQGKVLAAGTLDEVRDGERLEDRFVELAGGRKVAEGMEWLHSFSD
- a CDS encoding phosphocholine cytidylyltransferase family protein gives rise to the protein MTTQVVILAAGMGSRLGRSLPKPLTELSDGRTIMQQQFDNIEHAFGRNAKVTIVVGYKLEHIIEAFPDASFVYNEQYDQTNTSKSLLRALQASQPGGVLWMNGDVVFDPTVLDRAAMMIARDQSFVTVNHSKVSDEEVKYTMSAEGYIKELSKTVKGGLGEAVGINYISSADKATFIRHLTKVNDQDYFERGLELAIEKERILVEPVDITDLYAVEIDFAEDLERANHFV
- a CDS encoding ABC transporter permease; translated protein: MERVSSYAESRPQWTPFSRYRHSLWLLTRRDLRVRYSTSALGYVWSILDPLLMSAIYWFVFTVIFERSVGAEPYIVFLLTALLPWMWFNGTISDSTRAFLREAKLVRSTTIPRTIWVNRIVLSKGIEFVASLPVLALFAIFSGAQVNIDLIYFPLAILLQAVLTVGIGLIVAPLVVFFRDIERAVKLILRLLFYASPIIYGTTDLPADLQVWAAFNPLSGIFGLYRAGFFPDQLNWFDVGVSALVSSAFLVVGLLLFRRLERSVLKEI
- a CDS encoding ABC transporter ATP-binding protein, whose protein sequence is MSDSAIDTGSGAAQIDIRVTDAGIRFRRNKRGRRNFKDLFAGRARRSRPGEFWALRNLSIDVHKGEAIGVVGRNGQGKSTLLKLVAGVMLPDEGSVTVHGGVAPLIEITGGFVDDLTVRDNIHLTAGLHGMTRSMIEERFDDIIEFADIGDFLDTPYKHLSSGMKVRIAFSVISRLEEPIILVDEVLAVGDKAFREKCYARIEELLAGGRTLFFVSHNERDLRRFCTRGLYLDKGKLVLDGPIGDVLDAYNADYGTPKPPKA